From one Heterodontus francisci isolate sHetFra1 chromosome 17, sHetFra1.hap1, whole genome shotgun sequence genomic stretch:
- the LOC137379284 gene encoding C-C motif chemokine 7-like, whose protein sequence is MKLVLAILILVLTISICSQQVSAAPTIPVGTLCCERYIRGPLPLTRLVGYIIVHSTFYCSRAAVIFKTVKDRLVCADPKHQWVQERVRDLQEKVQHA, encoded by the exons ATGAAGCTGGTCCTGGCAATCCTGATTCTCGTTCTCACCATCAGCATCTGCTCTCAGCAAGTCTCTGCAG CTCCCACTATTCCTGTGGGCACTCTATGCTGTGAGCGCTACATCAGAGGACCATTGCCACTAACTCGCCTCGTGGGCTACATAATAGTTCACAGCACTTTTTATTGTTCCCGAGCTGCTGTGAT ATTTAAGACTGTAAAGGATCGTCTGGTATGTGCCGACCCGAAGCATCAATGGGTCCAGGAGCGAGTGAGGGATCTGCAAGAGAAAGTCCAGCACGCCTAA